One part of the Oceanihabitans sp. IOP_32 genome encodes these proteins:
- a CDS encoding 3-oxoacyl-ACP synthase: MTVKENLYSLCLAFIDSRLLVVNKTINDIQNALQSETKSSAGDKHETGRAMLQLEREKAGHQLAEIEKQKQILQKINTEVNHQKVTLGSVVYTSKAHYFIAISAGEISIANEQFYAISIATPMAELLLSKQVGNTVQFRNETITITKIL; encoded by the coding sequence ATGACAGTTAAAGAGAATTTATATAGTTTATGTTTAGCGTTTATCGATAGCCGTTTATTGGTGGTTAATAAAACCATAAACGATATTCAAAACGCTCTACAGTCCGAAACCAAAAGCAGTGCAGGCGATAAGCACGAAACTGGACGCGCTATGTTACAATTAGAACGTGAAAAAGCGGGTCATCAACTCGCCGAAATTGAAAAACAAAAGCAAATTCTTCAAAAAATAAATACAGAGGTAAATCATCAGAAAGTAACTTTAGGAAGTGTGGTTTATACTTCAAAAGCCCATTATTTTATTGCCATTAGTGCGGGTGAAATTAGCATAGCCAATGAGCAGTTTTATGCCATTTCCATAGCGACACCAATGGCAGAGTTACTGCTTTCTAAACAGGTTGGTAATACAGTGCAATTTAGAAATGAAACCATTACAATCACAAAAATTCTTTAA
- the accB gene encoding acetyl-CoA carboxylase biotin carboxyl carrier protein, with protein sequence MDIKEIQNLIKFVAKSGANEVKLEMDDIKITIKTGSDSETTIVHQVPAAAQVPQMIPMPHATAEPNAPAPEAGKAVSTESTEDSKYITIKSPIIGTFYRKPAPDKPLFVEVGQTIGEGDVLCIIEAMKLFNEIESEVSGKIVKILVDDASPVEFDQPLFLVDPS encoded by the coding sequence ATGGATATTAAAGAAATTCAAAATTTAATTAAATTCGTTGCTAAGTCTGGTGCTAACGAAGTTAAATTAGAGATGGATGATATAAAAATCACTATCAAAACAGGATCAGACTCAGAGACTACAATAGTACATCAAGTACCAGCTGCTGCACAAGTACCTCAAATGATACCAATGCCTCATGCTACAGCAGAGCCTAATGCTCCGGCACCAGAAGCTGGCAAAGCGGTAAGCACTGAAAGCACTGAAGACTCTAAATACATTACCATTAAATCACCAATAATTGGAACCTTTTATAGAAAACCTGCCCCAGATAAACCATTATTTGTGGAGGTCGGACAGACGATTGGAGAAGGTGACGTGTTGTGTATTATTGAAGCAATGAAACTTTTTAACGAAATTGAGTCTGAAGTTTCAGGGAAAATAGTTAAAATTTTAGTTGACGATGCCTCTCCAGTAGAGTTCGATCAGCCATTATTTTTAGTAGATCCGTCATAA
- a CDS encoding beta-ketoacyl-ACP synthase III, with the protein MSKISAAITAVGAYLPEYVLTNQILETMVDTNDEWITSRTGIKERRILKDEGKGTSFLAIKAAKDLISKRNIDPKDIELVIVATATPDMKAASTAAYTAFEIGATNAFSFDMDAACSSFLYGMSVAASYIESGRYKNVLLIGADKMSSIVNYKDRATCIIFGDGAGAVLFEPNEENLGLQDEYLRSDGSGRPFLQATYGGSSYALTPEVLESGGHYAFQEGRTVFKNAVFNMADAAIKILERNKLTNNDVDWLVAHQANKRIIDATANKMELEDSKVMMNIEKYGNTTSATLPLLLNDYEANLKKGDNLIFAAFGGGFNWGSIYLKWAYNS; encoded by the coding sequence ATGAGTAAAATCTCAGCAGCAATTACGGCCGTAGGGGCGTATTTGCCAGAATATGTATTAACCAATCAAATTCTTGAGACTATGGTTGATACAAACGATGAATGGATAACTAGTAGAACAGGAATAAAAGAACGTCGCATTCTCAAAGACGAAGGCAAAGGCACCTCTTTCTTAGCGATTAAAGCAGCTAAAGATCTCATCTCTAAAAGAAACATCGATCCTAAAGACATAGAACTGGTAATCGTAGCTACCGCAACACCAGACATGAAAGCAGCGTCTACCGCAGCTTATACAGCTTTTGAAATTGGAGCTACAAATGCCTTTTCATTCGATATGGATGCCGCCTGTTCAAGTTTTCTTTACGGCATGTCGGTAGCAGCTAGTTATATTGAATCGGGACGCTATAAAAACGTACTGCTTATTGGCGCAGATAAAATGTCTTCCATTGTAAATTATAAAGATCGCGCAACTTGTATTATCTTTGGAGATGGTGCAGGTGCCGTTTTGTTCGAACCCAATGAGGAAAACTTGGGGCTTCAAGATGAATATTTAAGAAGCGACGGTTCGGGTAGACCTTTTCTACAAGCTACTTATGGTGGCTCTTCTTACGCCTTAACACCAGAGGTGTTAGAATCTGGAGGGCATTACGCTTTTCAAGAAGGTCGAACCGTATTTAAAAATGCCGTTTTTAATATGGCAGATGCTGCCATAAAAATATTAGAACGTAATAAATTAACCAATAACGACGTTGATTGGTTAGTAGCACATCAAGCGAATAAACGTATTATTGATGCGACGGCCAACAAAATGGAACTAGAAGATAGCAAGGTCATGATGAATATTGAGAAATACGGCAATACCACATCGGCAACCTTACCTTTACTTTTAAACGATTACGAAGCCAATTTAAAAAAAGGCGATAATCTTATATTTGCCGCTTTTGGAGGCGGCTTTAATTGGGGCTCCATTTATTTAAAATGGGCATACAACTCATAA
- the pdxA gene encoding 4-hydroxythreonine-4-phosphate dehydrogenase PdxA: MKNPENIIVGISIGDLNGIGGEIVLKTFEDDRMLDFCTPVIFASAKTIGFLKTHFKSAINFNNINNIEQLAIGKVNVLNCWNELVKINFGKEDPKIGEYAIKSLESATKALKENAIDVLVTAPINKHNIQSERFNFPGHTNYLAQELEGDSLMFMVHDDLRVGLLTDHVPLKDVVTHITEELIIEKISTVYKSLKQDFRIRKPKIAVLGINPHTGDNGVIGTEDDTVLRPTLKKIKDAGKLVFGPYAADSFFGSDNYKNFDAIIAAYHDQGLTPFKTLSFGRGVNFTAGLNKVRTSPDHGTAYEIAGKGKADENSFKEALFTALKIYKNRIEYAEITANPLKKAPKKI; this comes from the coding sequence ATGAAGAACCCAGAAAATATAATTGTAGGCATATCTATAGGAGATTTAAACGGTATTGGTGGCGAAATCGTACTAAAAACCTTTGAAGACGATAGAATGTTAGATTTTTGTACTCCTGTAATTTTTGCTTCTGCTAAAACCATTGGGTTTTTAAAAACCCATTTTAAGTCGGCCATAAATTTTAATAACATTAATAATATTGAGCAATTAGCCATTGGAAAGGTAAATGTACTTAACTGTTGGAACGAGCTTGTAAAGATTAATTTCGGTAAAGAAGACCCAAAAATTGGCGAATATGCTATAAAGTCTCTGGAATCGGCTACAAAAGCCTTAAAGGAAAACGCTATTGATGTTTTAGTGACAGCGCCAATTAACAAACACAACATACAATCTGAACGGTTTAATTTCCCCGGACATACCAATTACTTGGCACAAGAGTTAGAGGGCGACAGTTTAATGTTTATGGTGCATGATGATTTACGAGTGGGTTTGTTAACCGATCATGTGCCCCTTAAAGATGTGGTTACGCACATCACGGAAGAGCTGATAATAGAAAAAATCTCGACGGTTTATAAATCTCTTAAACAAGATTTTAGAATAAGAAAGCCTAAAATAGCCGTTTTGGGTATTAATCCGCATACGGGAGACAATGGTGTTATTGGAACTGAAGACGATACCGTTTTAAGGCCAACACTAAAAAAAATAAAAGATGCTGGCAAGTTGGTTTTTGGACCCTATGCGGCCGATAGTTTTTTTGGTTCAGACAATTATAAAAATTTCGATGCCATTATTGCGGCTTACCACGACCAAGGCTTAACACCGTTTAAAACGCTGTCTTTTGGTAGAGGGGTCAATTTCACAGCAGGATTAAATAAAGTAAGGACATCGCCAGATCACGGTACCGCTTATGAGATAGCTGGAAAGGGCAAGGCCGACGAGAATTCGTTCAAAGAGGCACTATTTACGGCTTTAAAAATTTATAAAAACCGAATAGAGTATGCAGAGATCACTGCAAATCCCTTAAAAAAAGCACCAAAAAAGATATAA
- a CDS encoding glycyl-radical enzyme activating protein, whose product MSTGLIFDIKKYAINDGPGIRLTVFFKGCNLNCKWCHNPESISPKIQKMYNAKKCIGAASCVENCPHEALKMTPEGIVTDFDACNLCGKCAEVCPTKAFEMLGSQIPISELMKKIDNEAIFFDQSGGGVTFSGGEPLMHSEYLLEALKACGKRMYHRVVDTTAYGRLETVLEVAKHTELFLIDLKVMDSAKHKEYTGVHNKKIRENIRALAKTPCEIIFRMPLIEGVNTSEENIIETANFINSLEGNRKVINLLPYHNIAENKHVKLGTPKNNRVFEAPNLKTIEYIIELFAKRGISATVGG is encoded by the coding sequence ATGAGCACAGGATTAATTTTCGATATTAAAAAATATGCCATCAACGATGGGCCGGGTATTCGGTTAACCGTATTTTTTAAAGGTTGTAATTTAAATTGTAAGTGGTGCCATAATCCTGAAAGTATTTCTCCAAAAATTCAGAAAATGTACAATGCCAAAAAATGTATTGGCGCTGCAAGTTGTGTAGAAAATTGCCCTCATGAGGCTTTAAAAATGACTCCCGAAGGCATTGTAACCGATTTTGATGCCTGCAATTTATGCGGAAAATGCGCAGAGGTTTGTCCTACAAAAGCCTTTGAAATGCTGGGGTCTCAAATTCCGATTTCAGAACTCATGAAAAAAATTGATAACGAAGCTATATTTTTCGATCAATCTGGCGGTGGCGTTACATTTTCTGGAGGCGAACCTTTAATGCACTCCGAGTATTTGCTAGAGGCCTTGAAAGCTTGCGGCAAACGTATGTATCATCGCGTTGTCGATACCACAGCTTATGGACGCTTAGAAACGGTACTTGAAGTCGCTAAGCACACCGAACTTTTTTTAATCGATTTAAAAGTAATGGATTCAGCCAAGCACAAAGAGTATACAGGAGTTCACAATAAAAAAATAAGGGAAAATATTAGAGCCTTGGCAAAAACCCCCTGCGAAATTATCTTTAGAATGCCTTTGATTGAAGGCGTAAACACTTCAGAAGAAAATATTATTGAGACCGCAAATTTTATAAATTCACTAGAAGGGAACAGAAAGGTAATCAATCTACTACCTTACCATAATATTGCTGAAAATAAACATGTAAAATTAGGAACTCCAAAGAATAATCGAGTCTTTGAAGCTCCAAATTTAAAGACTATTGAATATATCATAGAATTGTTTGCAAAACGCGGTATAAGCGCTACTGTTGGTGGGTAA
- a CDS encoding NAD(P)/FAD-dependent oxidoreductase, whose amino-acid sequence MKAKQYDVIIIGGGLAGLTSAIHLSKAKFKVLLIEKNAYPKHKVCGEYVSNEVLPYLAYLGFNPFKFGAKKISKFELTTHNNKSISANLPLGGFGMSRYDMDFRLYQLALKNGIEVLQDTVVDVHFENDNFQVKTKLQSNFNTKIVIGSYGKRSNLDVQFNRKFIKKKSPYLGVKMHVSGDFPEDKVALHNFKGGYCGVSKVENNHINLCYITNFEAFKKHKDIEAFQEQVLFKNEALKWLFTNSKSAFEKPLTISQISFKTKQPIENHIIMCGDTAGMIHPLCGNGMGMAIRSAQLASVLIIDYLHGKIASRKTLETAYTKRWKKTFGLRLKAGHAIAYLFRQDSLAPKLLTVLRWFPFLMPLIIKMTHGKPMST is encoded by the coding sequence ATGAAAGCTAAACAGTACGATGTGATAATTATTGGTGGTGGCTTGGCCGGTTTAACCAGTGCTATTCATTTGTCTAAAGCAAAGTTTAAGGTCTTACTCATCGAAAAAAACGCCTATCCTAAGCATAAGGTATGTGGCGAATATGTGTCTAACGAAGTCTTGCCATATTTAGCCTATTTGGGCTTTAACCCTTTTAAGTTTGGCGCCAAAAAAATCTCTAAATTCGAGTTAACTACCCATAACAATAAAAGTATTTCGGCTAATTTGCCTCTTGGAGGTTTTGGGATGAGCCGTTACGACATGGATTTCAGGTTGTATCAATTAGCGCTTAAAAACGGAATTGAAGTGCTGCAAGACACGGTTGTCGATGTTCATTTTGAGAACGATAATTTTCAAGTGAAAACAAAATTGCAATCAAATTTTAATACTAAAATCGTTATTGGTTCTTATGGCAAACGCTCTAATTTAGATGTACAATTCAACCGAAAATTCATAAAAAAGAAGTCGCCTTATTTGGGTGTTAAAATGCATGTTTCAGGCGATTTTCCCGAGGATAAAGTCGCCCTTCATAACTTTAAAGGTGGATATTGCGGCGTTTCAAAAGTAGAGAATAACCATATTAATTTATGTTATATCACCAATTTTGAAGCCTTTAAAAAACATAAAGACATTGAGGCTTTTCAAGAGCAAGTCCTATTTAAAAATGAGGCCTTAAAGTGGTTATTTACAAACTCGAAATCAGCATTCGAAAAACCATTAACCATCAGTCAGATTTCATTTAAAACAAAGCAACCAATAGAAAATCATATCATCATGTGTGGCGACACCGCAGGGATGATTCATCCCTTATGTGGCAACGGTATGGGTATGGCCATTAGAAGCGCCCAATTAGCATCGGTATTGATTATTGATTATCTTCATGGAAAAATTGCGTCACGCAAAACCCTGGAAACCGCCTACACCAAACGTTGGAAAAAGACCTTTGGTCTGCGTTTAAAAGCCGGACATGCTATCGCTTATTTGTTTAGGCAAGACAGCTTGGCACCAAAACTATTAACCGTTTTAAGATGGTTTCCTTTTTTAATGCCACTAATTATAAAAATGACGCATGGTAAACCAATGAGTACATAA
- a CDS encoding riboflavin synthase — translation MFTGIIEEIGVVTDLRKDLNNLHISIQSGITSALKIDQSVSHNGVCLTVVNINNDEYTVTAINETLEKSNLKDLKVKDKVNLERAMKLGDRLDGHIVQGHVDQTAVCTSIKEEDGSWIFTFNYDSKLNNITIEKGSITVNGVSLTVLDSKKDSFSVAIIPYTYQHTNFNTFKVGTVVNLEFDVLGKYVAKILEQNLLNT, via the coding sequence ATGTTTACAGGAATAATTGAAGAAATAGGTGTTGTTACAGATTTAAGAAAGGACTTAAACAATCTTCATATTTCAATACAAAGTGGTATCACATCTGCGTTAAAAATAGACCAAAGTGTTTCTCATAATGGTGTTTGTTTAACCGTTGTTAACATTAATAACGATGAGTACACGGTTACGGCAATTAACGAAACTTTAGAGAAAAGCAATTTAAAAGACCTTAAAGTTAAGGATAAGGTTAACCTAGAGCGCGCCATGAAACTTGGCGACCGACTCGATGGTCATATTGTACAAGGACACGTCGATCAGACCGCGGTATGCACTAGCATTAAAGAAGAAGATGGGAGCTGGATATTTACGTTTAACTACGATTCTAAATTAAATAACATCACTATTGAAAAAGGATCGATAACTGTAAATGGGGTTAGTTTAACTGTACTGGACTCCAAAAAAGATTCTTTTAGTGTGGCTATTATCCCTTACACCTACCAGCACACTAATTTTAACACCTTTAAAGTTGGCACCGTGGTTAACTTAGAATTTGATGTTTTGGGTAAATATGTGGCTAAAATTTTAGAGCAAAACTTATTAAACACTTAA
- a CDS encoding YceI family protein: MLSYFVLILSIGFSCLGFAQNASAIDFTIRNMGFNVEGRFETYSITTQFNKNGNLDDLSAKIEVASIQTGIEARDQHLLEADYFHAEKYKDIKLQSVLITKKSDSSYLVKATLRIKGITKTIIFPVQVEKHPHHYKITSNFELNRRDFDVGGGSFIMGKSVKVKVVYFQDL, from the coding sequence ATGTTGAGTTACTTCGTATTGATACTTTCTATTGGGTTTTCGTGTTTAGGCTTCGCTCAAAACGCGTCTGCAATAGATTTTACAATCCGTAATATGGGTTTTAACGTAGAGGGTCGTTTTGAAACCTATAGTATTACGACACAGTTTAACAAGAATGGTAATTTAGACGATCTCTCGGCTAAAATTGAAGTCGCGAGTATACAAACTGGGATCGAGGCTAGAGATCAGCACCTTTTAGAAGCAGATTATTTTCATGCGGAAAAATATAAAGATATCAAGCTTCAAAGTGTTTTAATCACAAAAAAATCCGACTCCAGTTATTTGGTAAAGGCCACACTTCGTATTAAAGGAATTACCAAGACTATTATTTTTCCAGTTCAGGTCGAAAAGCATCCCCACCATTATAAAATCACATCTAATTTTGAGTTAAACCGTCGTGATTTTGATGTTGGCGGCGGTAGTTTTATAATGGGTAAAAGTGTTAAAGTTAAGGTTGTCTATTTTCAAGATTTATAA
- a CDS encoding YceD family protein, which yields MKPLKEFTIPFVGLKLGEHHFDFEIKRAFFEYFEYEEFNDANIQVDVDFVKKSTLLELHFKASGYVNINCDVTNEPYNQDIDNEFDLVVKFGDEFNDENIDILVIPHGSYELSIQQYIYELIVLSVPIKRVHPGVTDGSLGSEILEKLEALSPKLKDKKETNEEIDPRWNTLKKLLTDK from the coding sequence ATGAAACCATTAAAAGAGTTTACAATTCCTTTTGTAGGATTAAAGCTGGGTGAGCATCATTTCGATTTTGAAATTAAACGAGCGTTCTTTGAGTATTTTGAATATGAAGAGTTTAATGATGCAAACATTCAAGTAGATGTCGATTTTGTAAAGAAATCTACACTGTTAGAATTGCATTTTAAAGCCTCGGGTTATGTTAACATTAATTGTGATGTAACCAACGAACCCTACAATCAAGATATCGACAACGAATTTGATTTGGTGGTGAAATTTGGAGATGAGTTTAACGATGAAAACATCGATATTCTGGTTATTCCGCATGGCAGTTATGAGCTTAGTATCCAGCAATATATATACGAGTTAATCGTGCTTTCGGTACCGATTAAACGTGTGCATCCTGGAGTTACAGATGGTAGCTTAGGCTCAGAAATACTCGAAAAATTAGAAGCATTAAGCCCAAAGCTTAAAGACAAAAAAGAAACTAACGAGGAAATAGATCCTCGCTGGAATACATTAAAGAAATTATTAACGGATAAATAA
- a CDS encoding NAD(P)/FAD-dependent oxidoreductase, producing the protein MKLSYWEIKTWLTQVDYTIVGSGIVGLNCALQLKKRFPKANVLILEKGIWPQGASTKNAGFACFGSLSEIIEDLNHHSQEEVIRLVKERVKGLNLLRKNLGDTTIDYQNLGGYELFLDSDEALYQSCLNKQDEINALLYPIFNADVFSFEKNALRFKNIKSHYSFNAFEGQIDTGKMMEGLLNKVQTLGVKILNNVTVEAFSEISNSVNIKTNVFEFSTSKLFITTNGFASQLLNEAVKPARAQVLITKPINNLQIKGTFHLDKGYYYFRNIDGRILLGGGRNLDFKTEETSEFGETKIIQNKLEDLLQNTILPNTNVEIEHRWSGIMGVGNQKKPIVKPLSNHVFCGVRLGGMGVAIGSTIGYQLANLLD; encoded by the coding sequence TTGAAACTCTCCTATTGGGAAATTAAAACCTGGCTCACTCAGGTAGATTATACTATTGTGGGCAGTGGTATTGTGGGTTTAAACTGCGCTCTACAATTAAAAAAGCGTTTCCCAAAAGCAAACGTTCTAATCCTTGAAAAAGGCATATGGCCTCAAGGGGCTAGTACAAAAAACGCGGGGTTTGCTTGTTTTGGAAGCCTTAGTGAAATTATAGAAGACTTAAATCACCATTCTCAAGAAGAAGTGATCCGGCTTGTTAAAGAGCGCGTAAAGGGTCTTAATCTGCTTCGTAAAAATCTAGGAGATACCACTATTGATTACCAAAACTTGGGCGGCTATGAGTTGTTTTTAGATTCCGATGAGGCACTTTATCAATCCTGTCTTAACAAACAAGATGAAATCAATGCGCTTTTATATCCCATTTTTAATGCCGATGTATTTTCATTTGAAAAAAACGCACTCAGATTTAAAAACATAAAATCTCATTATAGTTTTAATGCTTTTGAAGGCCAAATCGATACGGGAAAAATGATGGAAGGTTTATTGAATAAAGTACAGACTTTAGGTGTAAAAATACTTAATAATGTTACGGTTGAAGCATTTTCAGAAATCTCAAATTCAGTGAACATAAAAACCAATGTATTTGAGTTTTCTACTTCAAAACTGTTCATTACAACAAACGGTTTTGCTTCACAACTTTTAAACGAAGCTGTAAAACCCGCTCGTGCTCAAGTGTTAATTACAAAACCTATAAATAATTTACAAATTAAAGGCACGTTTCATTTGGATAAAGGTTATTACTATTTTAGAAATATTGATGGTAGAATTTTACTTGGAGGAGGCCGAAACCTCGATTTTAAAACCGAAGAAACTTCAGAGTTTGGCGAAACAAAAATTATTCAAAACAAGCTTGAAGACCTACTACAAAACACAATTCTACCTAATACAAATGTTGAAATTGAACACCGCTGGTCTGGAATTATGGGCGTTGGTAATCAGAAAAAACCTATTGTAAAACCATTGAGCAATCATGTGTTTTGTGGTGTTAGGTTGGGGGGTATGGGTGTTGCTATTGGTAGCACTATTGGTTATCAATTAGCCAATTTGTTAGATTAA
- the mtgA gene encoding monofunctional biosynthetic peptidoglycan transglycosylase: MKRFFRFFAKLVFWGIVFSVSIVVLFKYVPVPLTPLMGIRYFEGTNKAWKHEWVAIDNISKNMQLAVICSEDQKFLEHHGFDIKAIEKAYENNKKGKRIKGASTISQQTAKNVFLWPQRSWLRKGLEAYFTFLIETLWSKERILEVYLNSIEMGPGVYGVEAAAKHWFNKSAANLNAYEAAAIAAILPNPIKYRANPASAYIEKRKQWIVMQMRFYGKLNLKGRE; this comes from the coding sequence ATGAAACGATTTTTTCGGTTTTTTGCCAAACTTGTGTTCTGGGGTATCGTCTTTTCGGTGTCCATTGTGGTTTTATTTAAGTACGTTCCAGTACCCCTCACGCCATTAATGGGTATTCGTTACTTTGAAGGCACTAATAAGGCTTGGAAACACGAGTGGGTCGCCATCGATAACATATCAAAAAACATGCAATTGGCCGTTATTTGCAGTGAGGACCAAAAGTTTTTAGAACACCATGGATTTGATATTAAGGCCATTGAAAAAGCCTACGAAAACAATAAAAAAGGAAAACGCATTAAAGGCGCCAGTACCATTAGCCAGCAAACCGCTAAAAATGTGTTTTTATGGCCTCAGCGCAGTTGGTTACGTAAAGGCTTAGAAGCGTATTTTACATTTTTAATTGAAACGCTATGGTCTAAAGAACGGATTTTAGAGGTGTATTTAAACAGTATTGAAATGGGGCCAGGTGTTTATGGAGTAGAAGCTGCCGCAAAACATTGGTTTAACAAATCGGCGGCAAATTTAAATGCCTACGAAGCTGCGGCTATAGCGGCCATATTGCCTAACCCTATAAAATATAGAGCAAATCCTGCTTCGGCGTATATCGAAAAGCGAAAACAGTGGATTGTAATGCAGATGCGGTTTTATGGTAAATTAAATTTAAAAGGTAGGGAATGA
- the rpmF gene encoding 50S ribosomal protein L32 — MAHPKRKTSKTRRDKRRTHYKATVPQIATCPTTGEAHLYHRAHWHEGKLYYRGQVLIDNSEEVENVA, encoded by the coding sequence ATGGCACATCCTAAAAGAAAAACTTCGAAAACCAGAAGAGATAAAAGAAGAACACATTATAAAGCAACTGTGCCACAGATTGCGACATGTCCAACTACTGGAGAAGCACATTTATATCACAGAGCGCACTGGCACGAAGGTAAATTGTACTATAGAGGTCAAGTTTTAATTGACAACTCAGAAGAAGTAGAAAACGTAGCATAA
- the accC gene encoding acetyl-CoA carboxylase biotin carboxylase subunit, with amino-acid sequence MFKKILIANRGEIALRVIRTCKEMGIKTVAVYSTADAESLHVRFADEAVCIGPPASNESYLKISNIIAAAEITNADAIHPGYGFLAENAKFSKICEDHNIKFIGASAEMIERMGDKANAKETMKAAGVPCVPGSDGIIENFEHCKKLAVETGYPVMLKASAGGGGKGMRGVFKPEDLKEAWESARKEAKAAFGNDDMYMEKLIEEPRHIEIQIVGDSTGRACHLSERDCSIQRRHQKLTEEVPSPFMTPELRKKMGDAAVKAAEYIKYEGAGTIEFLVDKHRNFYFMEMNTRIQVEHTITEQVIDFDLIREQILLAAKVPIIGKNYIPKLHSIECRITAEDPYNDFRPSPGKITTLHAPGGHGVRLDTHIYAGYTVPPNYDSMIAKLITTAQTREEAINKMKRALDEFIIEGIKTSIPFHRQLMDHPDYRAGNYTTKFMEDFEMDESQKE; translated from the coding sequence ATGTTTAAAAAAATATTGATTGCCAATCGAGGTGAAATAGCCTTACGTGTTATTAGAACCTGTAAAGAAATGGGTATTAAAACGGTAGCAGTGTACTCGACTGCCGATGCCGAAAGCTTACATGTAAGATTTGCTGATGAGGCCGTTTGTATTGGGCCTCCTGCTAGTAACGAGTCTTATTTAAAAATATCGAATATCATTGCGGCTGCAGAAATTACTAATGCCGATGCCATTCATCCCGGTTATGGGTTTTTAGCAGAAAATGCTAAATTTTCTAAAATCTGTGAAGATCACAATATTAAATTTATTGGTGCCTCTGCAGAGATGATTGAAAGGATGGGCGATAAAGCCAATGCCAAAGAAACTATGAAAGCTGCAGGCGTACCTTGTGTGCCTGGTAGTGATGGAATTATCGAGAACTTCGAACATTGTAAAAAACTAGCCGTGGAAACAGGCTACCCTGTGATGCTCAAGGCCTCCGCTGGTGGAGGAGGTAAAGGCATGCGTGGTGTATTTAAACCCGAAGACCTCAAAGAGGCTTGGGAGTCTGCAAGGAAAGAAGCTAAAGCGGCCTTTGGTAACGACGATATGTATATGGAAAAACTCATTGAAGAGCCTAGACATATTGAAATTCAAATTGTAGGAGATTCTACAGGTAGAGCTTGTCATTTATCAGAAAGAGACTGCTCGATTCAACGTCGCCATCAAAAGTTAACTGAAGAAGTACCATCGCCATTCATGACACCAGAATTGCGAAAAAAAATGGGAGATGCTGCGGTTAAAGCTGCCGAATATATAAAGTACGAAGGTGCCGGAACTATTGAGTTTTTGGTAGATAAACACCGTAACTTTTACTTTATGGAAATGAATACACGTATTCAAGTAGAGCATACCATTACAGAGCAAGTTATCGATTTCGATTTAATTCGAGAGCAAATACTTTTAGCAGCCAAAGTGCCAATTATTGGTAAAAACTACATCCCAAAATTGCACTCTATTGAATGTAGAATTACCGCCGAAGATCCGTATAACGACTTTAGACCTTCGCCAGGTAAAATTACAACTCTACATGCGCCTGGAGGGCATGGTGTACGTTTAGATACGCATATTTATGCGGGTTATACCGTACCGCCAAATTACGACTCTATGATTGCAAAGTTAATTACCACTGCGCAAACAAGAGAAGAAGCCATTAATAAAATGAAACGCGCTTTAGACGAGTTCATTATAGAAGGTATTAAAACATCAATTCCTTTCCACAGACAATTAATGGATCATCCAGACTATAGAGCGGGTAACTATACCACGAAATTCATGGAAGATTTTGAGATGGACGAATCTCAAAAAGAATAA